From Andrena cerasifolii isolate SP2316 chromosome 12, iyAndCera1_principal, whole genome shotgun sequence, a single genomic window includes:
- the Mwh gene encoding multiple wing hairs isoform X1, whose translation MGNARSQPCRRGKQLYLFYLIHRTWSIVAEHRKDHDRSYDTDRETDISSGCSGCNGCDYRQDSLIFDSESDMAPNVEEELLVVKPWGPQPEKERLRPPTYNAEDYAIALRRWGRRPLGSAQDSQGTLPSTTSSSSGYASGSGEMTLRQFTSVSELLNKLRADLRLAFPSFVQEFASPPADGITLLLETLRGVQLAQSSPPSSGHTGPRVGTRRAALDELGCVECLAACAERCTDAPRLLVQAQPGLLALAVCLTSSLNRSRVLALQLLTKVCQAPGGHAAVSEAVSTLRLKYGEGGRFRFLAGALLAPRAAIALRVAGVSFLNAFLKSAPRTQTRLYIQAEACEAGLEPQVLQEWLKELDGREEDALHDLLHKEVQKWMHNCVDVDALQRRVVRAEDTCRILSKKVSSLQAQLQQLQVEKLNNYNLEDREKVTVLGAKQSPKVSSNAEDEGISSSERSSSPENTKHQMRTSHGKMNASPDNDQETTIDDVIEELRIIVKDAEEEFDDKNHEQSRMDRTVKQDLSCDDHPSKSKVYRSNSNISLNNSDTYLLDKVLKRDHQPDGKVTKSNPGSNVSQSMIKGEQVTYFGNDRDFGTGSSGARRVNSETRRISKSSVEGSVKIVIKGPDVEDAIVPTILHPQPPRRSPPCLSAIMAVRHGDFVDHEETYNSHDEEIEEETLGDGSDSLLSASRLKYNGKNPAFEVQMRSTGPVNHFQKQSREGMENESEGKLKKSFDDLRHFSESEVKDKKTIRSFESSCGLKSRAASRQADGFVQRHGSKYRSEVEKRKLLRRSTSHDYLESSASSPRSRRSARSRVESHIRKFESLNSFDEHRSLQSYGRPGSSENLNKQEQEFFSDENPRARMRRSESFHHVSHVAKKDQCSSRGGSDSGLFYVTDFNLEPLVTREPRSIEAPKSPSLLTKSLDRIDEGLDSMIDIVITEEKSQWSSTKYQSKTKKSREDRQLIRSKSSRIEDTKSCYELETNGRAEESMNKHLKNDEFYSGHVNNKQLRSDELYEEQRNREWNCQNELNTAKKNDDFEFDCTPMILTKNGVRHNSFCQNENVGGRFSNRSKDSGIFAGRTYDTFGLGKHRFNAGKYTGNQPVKESPIGRRNTTSSANGNRGKVTDIVSGLY comes from the exons CGAGTCGGACATGGCGCCGAACGTGGAGGAGGAGCTGCTGGTGGTGAAGCCTTGGGGGCCCCAACCGGAAAAG GAGCGACTCAGACCGCCTACGTACAACGCGGAGGACTACGCGATCGCCCTGAGACGATGGGGGAGACGGCCATTAGGCAGCGCTCAGGACTCGCAGGGCACCCTGCCGTCCACCACCAGCTCGAGTTCCGGCTACGCTTCCGGAAGCGGCGAGATGACCTTGAGACAATTCACGTCGGTCAGCGAGCTGCTGAACAAGCTCAGGGCAGACCTCAGGCTGGCCTTCCCAAG ctTCGTTCAGGAGTTCGCCTCGCCGCCGGCCGACGGGATCACCCTGCTTTTGGAGACCCTTCGCGGCGTTCAGCTGGCCCAAAGCTCACCACCCTCGTCTGGCCACACCGGGCCGAGAGTTGGCACTAGAAGAGCGGCTCTGGACGAGCTGGGATGCGTCGAGTGTCTGGCCGCCTGCGCCGAGCGATGCACCGACGCGCCGAGGCTCCTGGTGCAAGCTCAACCCGGTCTTCTCGCGCTGGCAGTATGCCTGACCAGTAGCTTGAACCGGTCCCGGGTTCTAGCTCTCCAG CTGCTGACCAAGGTCTGCCAAGCCCCAGGTGGCCACGCGGCCGTGTCGGAGGCGGTTTCCACTTTGAGACTCAAGTACGGCGAAGGTGGACGGTTCCGGTTCCTGGCTGGCGCGCTTCTGGCTCCCCGAGCGGCGATCGCGCTCAGAGTCGCGGGAGTCTCGTTCCTGAACGCCTTCCTGAAATCCGCCCCGCGGACGCAGACTAGACTGTACATTCAG GCCGAAGCCTGCGAAGCTGGACTAGAGCCGCAGGTCCTTCAAGAATGGCTGAAAGAGTTGGACGGCAGGGAGGAGGACGCCCTGCACGATCTTCTGCACAAGGAGGTTCAGAAATGGATGCACAACTGCGTCGACGTGGACGCCCTGCAGCGAAGGGTCGTGCGTGCCGAGGATACCTGTAGAATCCTCAGCAAAAAGGTATCGTCGCTGCAGGCACAGCTCCAACAGCTTCAAGTGGAGAAGCTGAACAATTACAACCTGGAGGATCGCGAGAAGGTGACGGTGCTCGGCGCCAAGCAGTCGCCGAAGGTCTCCTCgaacgccgaggacgaggggaTCAGCTCGTCGGAGAGGTCGAGCAGCCCGGAGAACACCAAGCACCAGATGCGGACCAGCCACGGGAAGATGAACGCGTCGCCGGACAACGATCAGGAGACGACGATAGACGACGTGATCGAGGAGCTAAGGATCATCGTGAAGGACGCTGAAGAGGAGTTCGACGACAAGAATCACGAACAGAGTCGGATGGATCGCACGGTGAAGCAGGATCTCTCCTGTGACGATCATCCCTCGAAATCCAAGGTGTACAGAAGCAATTCAAACATCTCCTTAAACAATTCCGACACCTATTTGCTGGACAAAGTGCTGAAGAGAGACCATCAACCCGACGGCAAGGTTACAAAGTCGAACCCAGGCTCGAATGTGTCTCAGAGCATGATAAAAGGTGAACAGGTGACCTACTTCGGCAACGATCGAGATTTCGGTACGGGCTCCAGTGGCGCCAGGCGCGTGAACTCTGAAACGCGGAGGATCTCGAAATCCTCGGTGGAGGGCAGCGTGAAGATCGTCATAAAGGGGCCCGACGTAGAAGACGCGATAGTACCAACCATTCTGCACCCTCAACCACCCAGGAGGTCGCCTCCGTGTTTGTCGGCGATCATGGCGGTGAGGCACGGCGATTTCGTCGACCACGAGGAGACCTACAACTCCCACGACGAagagatcgaggaggaaaccCTGGGCGACGGCAGCGATTCTCTTTTGAGCGCCTCTCGGCTGAAGTACAACGGGAAGAATCCCGCGTTCGAGGTGCAGATGAGGAGTACCGGCCCGGTGAATCACTTTCAGAAGCAGTCGAGGGAGGGAATGGAGAACGAGAGCGAGGGTAAGCTGAAGAAGAGCTTCGACGATCTTCGACACTTCAGTGAAAGCGAGGTGAAGGACAAGAAGACGATTAGAAGTTTCGAGAGCTCGTGCGGGCTGAAGAGCAGAGCCGCGAGCAGGCAGGCGGACGGGTTCGTTCAAAGGCACGGCTCCAAGTACAGGAGCGAAGTGGAGAAAAGGAAGCTCCTTCGCAGGTCCACGAGTCACGATTACCTCGAGTCGAGCGCTTCGAGTCCGCGATCCAGAAGATCCGCGAGAAGCAGGGTGGAGAGCCACATCCGGAAGTTCGAGAGCTTGAACTCCTTCGACGAGCATCGAAGTCTTCAGAGTTACGGGAGGCCGGGCAGCTCCGAGAACCTGAACAAACAGGAGCAAGAATTCTTCAGCGATGAGAACCCCAGGGCCAGAATGCGCAGGTCAGAGTCCTTCCACCATGTCTCTCACGTCGCCAAGAAGGACCAGTGCTCCTCCAGAGGGGGCAGCGACAGCGGGCTGTTTTACGTGACGGATTTCAACCTGGAACCGCTGGTAACCCGGGAGCCAAGGTCCATCGAGGCCCCGAAGTCGCCCAGTCTGCTGACCAAGTCTCTGGACAGGATCGACGAGGGTCTGGACTCGATGATCGACATTGTCATCACGGAAGAGAAGAGCCAGTGGAGCTCGACCAAGTACCAGTCGAAGACAAAGAAGTCGCGGGAAGACAGGCAGCTGATCAGGTCGAAATCCAGCAGAATAGAAGACACCAAGAGTTGCTACGAGTTGGAGACGAATGGGAGGGCAGAGGAGTCAATGAACAAACATTTGAAGAACGATGAATTCTACTCCGGGCACGTGAACAACAAGCAATTGAGGAGCGACGAGCTGTACGAGGAGCAGAGGAACCGCGAATGGAATTGCCAAAACGAATTGAATACGGCTAAGAAGAACGACGACTTCGAGTTCGATTGCACGCCCATGATACTGACGAAGAACGGCGTTAGGCACAACTCGTTCTGCCAGAACGAGAATGTCGGTGGTAGGTTCTCGAATAGGTCGAAGGACTCCGGGATCTTCGCTGGGCGAACTTACGACACGTTCGGTCTTGGGAAGCACCGATTCAACGCTGGCAAGTATACGGGGAATCAGCCAGTCAAAGAGAGCCCGATTGGTAGGAGGAACACGACCTCGTCCGCGAATGGAAATCGCGGGAAAGTCACCGATATCGTTTCAGGGCTGTATTAA
- the Mwh gene encoding multiple wing hairs isoform X2, giving the protein MAPNVEEELLVVKPWGPQPEKERLRPPTYNAEDYAIALRRWGRRPLGSAQDSQGTLPSTTSSSSGYASGSGEMTLRQFTSVSELLNKLRADLRLAFPSFVQEFASPPADGITLLLETLRGVQLAQSSPPSSGHTGPRVGTRRAALDELGCVECLAACAERCTDAPRLLVQAQPGLLALAVCLTSSLNRSRVLALQLLTKVCQAPGGHAAVSEAVSTLRLKYGEGGRFRFLAGALLAPRAAIALRVAGVSFLNAFLKSAPRTQTRLYIQAEACEAGLEPQVLQEWLKELDGREEDALHDLLHKEVQKWMHNCVDVDALQRRVVRAEDTCRILSKKVSSLQAQLQQLQVEKLNNYNLEDREKVTVLGAKQSPKVSSNAEDEGISSSERSSSPENTKHQMRTSHGKMNASPDNDQETTIDDVIEELRIIVKDAEEEFDDKNHEQSRMDRTVKQDLSCDDHPSKSKVYRSNSNISLNNSDTYLLDKVLKRDHQPDGKVTKSNPGSNVSQSMIKGEQVTYFGNDRDFGTGSSGARRVNSETRRISKSSVEGSVKIVIKGPDVEDAIVPTILHPQPPRRSPPCLSAIMAVRHGDFVDHEETYNSHDEEIEEETLGDGSDSLLSASRLKYNGKNPAFEVQMRSTGPVNHFQKQSREGMENESEGKLKKSFDDLRHFSESEVKDKKTIRSFESSCGLKSRAASRQADGFVQRHGSKYRSEVEKRKLLRRSTSHDYLESSASSPRSRRSARSRVESHIRKFESLNSFDEHRSLQSYGRPGSSENLNKQEQEFFSDENPRARMRRSESFHHVSHVAKKDQCSSRGGSDSGLFYVTDFNLEPLVTREPRSIEAPKSPSLLTKSLDRIDEGLDSMIDIVITEEKSQWSSTKYQSKTKKSREDRQLIRSKSSRIEDTKSCYELETNGRAEESMNKHLKNDEFYSGHVNNKQLRSDELYEEQRNREWNCQNELNTAKKNDDFEFDCTPMILTKNGVRHNSFCQNENVGGRFSNRSKDSGIFAGRTYDTFGLGKHRFNAGKYTGNQPVKESPIGRRNTTSSANGNRGKVTDIVSGLY; this is encoded by the exons ATGGCGCCGAACGTGGAGGAGGAGCTGCTGGTGGTGAAGCCTTGGGGGCCCCAACCGGAAAAG GAGCGACTCAGACCGCCTACGTACAACGCGGAGGACTACGCGATCGCCCTGAGACGATGGGGGAGACGGCCATTAGGCAGCGCTCAGGACTCGCAGGGCACCCTGCCGTCCACCACCAGCTCGAGTTCCGGCTACGCTTCCGGAAGCGGCGAGATGACCTTGAGACAATTCACGTCGGTCAGCGAGCTGCTGAACAAGCTCAGGGCAGACCTCAGGCTGGCCTTCCCAAG ctTCGTTCAGGAGTTCGCCTCGCCGCCGGCCGACGGGATCACCCTGCTTTTGGAGACCCTTCGCGGCGTTCAGCTGGCCCAAAGCTCACCACCCTCGTCTGGCCACACCGGGCCGAGAGTTGGCACTAGAAGAGCGGCTCTGGACGAGCTGGGATGCGTCGAGTGTCTGGCCGCCTGCGCCGAGCGATGCACCGACGCGCCGAGGCTCCTGGTGCAAGCTCAACCCGGTCTTCTCGCGCTGGCAGTATGCCTGACCAGTAGCTTGAACCGGTCCCGGGTTCTAGCTCTCCAG CTGCTGACCAAGGTCTGCCAAGCCCCAGGTGGCCACGCGGCCGTGTCGGAGGCGGTTTCCACTTTGAGACTCAAGTACGGCGAAGGTGGACGGTTCCGGTTCCTGGCTGGCGCGCTTCTGGCTCCCCGAGCGGCGATCGCGCTCAGAGTCGCGGGAGTCTCGTTCCTGAACGCCTTCCTGAAATCCGCCCCGCGGACGCAGACTAGACTGTACATTCAG GCCGAAGCCTGCGAAGCTGGACTAGAGCCGCAGGTCCTTCAAGAATGGCTGAAAGAGTTGGACGGCAGGGAGGAGGACGCCCTGCACGATCTTCTGCACAAGGAGGTTCAGAAATGGATGCACAACTGCGTCGACGTGGACGCCCTGCAGCGAAGGGTCGTGCGTGCCGAGGATACCTGTAGAATCCTCAGCAAAAAGGTATCGTCGCTGCAGGCACAGCTCCAACAGCTTCAAGTGGAGAAGCTGAACAATTACAACCTGGAGGATCGCGAGAAGGTGACGGTGCTCGGCGCCAAGCAGTCGCCGAAGGTCTCCTCgaacgccgaggacgaggggaTCAGCTCGTCGGAGAGGTCGAGCAGCCCGGAGAACACCAAGCACCAGATGCGGACCAGCCACGGGAAGATGAACGCGTCGCCGGACAACGATCAGGAGACGACGATAGACGACGTGATCGAGGAGCTAAGGATCATCGTGAAGGACGCTGAAGAGGAGTTCGACGACAAGAATCACGAACAGAGTCGGATGGATCGCACGGTGAAGCAGGATCTCTCCTGTGACGATCATCCCTCGAAATCCAAGGTGTACAGAAGCAATTCAAACATCTCCTTAAACAATTCCGACACCTATTTGCTGGACAAAGTGCTGAAGAGAGACCATCAACCCGACGGCAAGGTTACAAAGTCGAACCCAGGCTCGAATGTGTCTCAGAGCATGATAAAAGGTGAACAGGTGACCTACTTCGGCAACGATCGAGATTTCGGTACGGGCTCCAGTGGCGCCAGGCGCGTGAACTCTGAAACGCGGAGGATCTCGAAATCCTCGGTGGAGGGCAGCGTGAAGATCGTCATAAAGGGGCCCGACGTAGAAGACGCGATAGTACCAACCATTCTGCACCCTCAACCACCCAGGAGGTCGCCTCCGTGTTTGTCGGCGATCATGGCGGTGAGGCACGGCGATTTCGTCGACCACGAGGAGACCTACAACTCCCACGACGAagagatcgaggaggaaaccCTGGGCGACGGCAGCGATTCTCTTTTGAGCGCCTCTCGGCTGAAGTACAACGGGAAGAATCCCGCGTTCGAGGTGCAGATGAGGAGTACCGGCCCGGTGAATCACTTTCAGAAGCAGTCGAGGGAGGGAATGGAGAACGAGAGCGAGGGTAAGCTGAAGAAGAGCTTCGACGATCTTCGACACTTCAGTGAAAGCGAGGTGAAGGACAAGAAGACGATTAGAAGTTTCGAGAGCTCGTGCGGGCTGAAGAGCAGAGCCGCGAGCAGGCAGGCGGACGGGTTCGTTCAAAGGCACGGCTCCAAGTACAGGAGCGAAGTGGAGAAAAGGAAGCTCCTTCGCAGGTCCACGAGTCACGATTACCTCGAGTCGAGCGCTTCGAGTCCGCGATCCAGAAGATCCGCGAGAAGCAGGGTGGAGAGCCACATCCGGAAGTTCGAGAGCTTGAACTCCTTCGACGAGCATCGAAGTCTTCAGAGTTACGGGAGGCCGGGCAGCTCCGAGAACCTGAACAAACAGGAGCAAGAATTCTTCAGCGATGAGAACCCCAGGGCCAGAATGCGCAGGTCAGAGTCCTTCCACCATGTCTCTCACGTCGCCAAGAAGGACCAGTGCTCCTCCAGAGGGGGCAGCGACAGCGGGCTGTTTTACGTGACGGATTTCAACCTGGAACCGCTGGTAACCCGGGAGCCAAGGTCCATCGAGGCCCCGAAGTCGCCCAGTCTGCTGACCAAGTCTCTGGACAGGATCGACGAGGGTCTGGACTCGATGATCGACATTGTCATCACGGAAGAGAAGAGCCAGTGGAGCTCGACCAAGTACCAGTCGAAGACAAAGAAGTCGCGGGAAGACAGGCAGCTGATCAGGTCGAAATCCAGCAGAATAGAAGACACCAAGAGTTGCTACGAGTTGGAGACGAATGGGAGGGCAGAGGAGTCAATGAACAAACATTTGAAGAACGATGAATTCTACTCCGGGCACGTGAACAACAAGCAATTGAGGAGCGACGAGCTGTACGAGGAGCAGAGGAACCGCGAATGGAATTGCCAAAACGAATTGAATACGGCTAAGAAGAACGACGACTTCGAGTTCGATTGCACGCCCATGATACTGACGAAGAACGGCGTTAGGCACAACTCGTTCTGCCAGAACGAGAATGTCGGTGGTAGGTTCTCGAATAGGTCGAAGGACTCCGGGATCTTCGCTGGGCGAACTTACGACACGTTCGGTCTTGGGAAGCACCGATTCAACGCTGGCAAGTATACGGGGAATCAGCCAGTCAAAGAGAGCCCGATTGGTAGGAGGAACACGACCTCGTCCGCGAATGGAAATCGCGGGAAAGTCACCGATATCGTTTCAGGGCTGTATTAA